From Vanacampus margaritifer isolate UIUO_Vmar chromosome 8, RoL_Vmar_1.0, whole genome shotgun sequence, a single genomic window includes:
- the ora4 gene encoding LOW QUALITY PROTEIN: olfactory receptor class A-like protein 4 (The sequence of the model RefSeq protein was modified relative to this genomic sequence to represent the inferred CDS: inserted 1 base in 1 codon) yields the protein MSAVLTVDAILFGMLVFCGILGNFLVIFVVVQAATESPSRRLPPSDTILVHLSLANLLTSLFRTVPIFVSDLGLDVSLSPGWCRVFMLLWVWWRAVGCWVTLALSIFHCTTLRRQRVTFGPLVLQRERRRVWIILGVVWAANLAFSTPALVYTTHVHGNATVELMVISCTTRPLLGCIWEFPSSHQGVAFASASLAFNEVLPLVLVFXTNLATLHSLAKHIRAVAAGGEHGELDKHVSGERKAAHVIMLMVSLFVVCWVLQVAAVTYYNHDRGHHAEGLLTVAHFSASLFVGFCPMVVALGHGKLRRRIVGMILGWSKPH from the exons GTAGTCCAGGCGGCCACTGAGAGTCCATCCCGGAGGCTTCCACCCTCGGATACGATATTAGTGCATCTGTCACTGGCCAACCTCCTCACCTCACTTTTCCGCACCGTGCCCATTTTTGTTTCGGACTTGGGCTTGGATGTGAGTCTATCTCCGGGTTGGTGCCGAGTCTTCATGCTGCTGTGGGTGTGGTGGCGAGCTGTGGGCTGCTGGGTGACTTTGGCGCTCAGCATCTTCCACTGCACCACCCTAAGGCGACAGCGCGTGACCTTCGGACCCCTGGTCCTGCAGCGAGAGAGGCGGCGTGTCTGGATCATCCTGGGGGTGGTGTGGGCGGCCAACCTGGCTTTCTCTACCCCTGCTCTGGTCTACACCACCCACGTCCACGGCAACGCCACCGTGGAGCTGATGGTGATCAGCTGCACCACCAGGCCCCTCCTTGGCTGCATATGGGAGTTCCCCTCCAGCCACCAGGGGGTGGCGTTTGCCTCCGCTTCACTTGCCTTCAATGAGGTGTTGCCACTCGTACTCGTGT GCACCAACTTGGCCACGCTGCACTCTCTGGCCAAGCACATCAGGGCCGTGGCCGCGGGGGGAGAACACGGGGAGCTGGACAAGCACGTGTCCGGCGAGCGCAAGGCGGCTCACGTCATCATGTTGATGGTGTCGCTCTTCGTGGTGTGCTGGGTGCTGCAGGTTGCCGCGGTGACCTACTACAACCACGACAGAGGCCACCACGCCGAAGGTCTGCTGACTGTGGCCCATTTCTCAGCTTCACTCTTTGTGGGATTCTGTCCTATGGTAGTGGCCCTGGGGCACGGCAAGTTGAGGAGGAGAATTGTGGGCATGATATTGGGCTGGTCGAAA ccccactag